The Deinococcus puniceus genome segment CGTGGACGCTGTACTTTGCCAGCGCCGACGCACAGGCCGACATGCAGCGCATCCGCGATTTGGGCGGCACAATCATGGTGGAGCCGATGCAAATTGGCGATCAGGGCCAGATGGCGGTGGCCGCCGATCCCACCGGGGCCGTATTCGGGCTGTGGCAGGAAGGCACGCATACGGGCATGGAACTGATGGGCGAACACGGCAGCCTGTCTTGGGCACAGGGCAATACCCGTGATCTGGCCGGAGCCAGCCAGTTCTACGCCGACTTTTTGGGAGCCAGAAGTCAGCCCAGCGCCGAAATTCCGTATCACACGCTGCACCACGGAGAGGACTGGACGGCGGGCGTGATGCAGATGGACGACGACAGCTTTGCTCCCGAAATGCCGCCCCACTGGGTCGCGTACTTTGCCGTAGACAACGCCGATGCTGCGGCCAAAGCGGCGTTGGCCAGCGGCGGGCAAGTCCTGTTTCCGCCGTCCGACACGCCTTGGGGCCGAATCGTGGTACTGCAAGACCCCGGCGGCGCGGTGTTCAATGCCATCGAAGGACAGCAGTTGGGGGCATAAGCCTTCTCAAGATGGAGTGACTCAACACCAGTGAAGGGCGGGCCTCCATGTCATTGCTGAGGCCCGCCCTTCCGATTGTCTCGTTTACGAGCCGTATTCCCGCAGTAGCTCCGGCAGATCGCGTTTCAGAATGCCGTTCACGACTTCCAGATTGCTGTATACCCGCACGAACTCGCCTTTGGGGTTTACCACGCTGACCTGATCGCCGTGCAAGCGGCTCGCCGCTCCCGTTGCCGCTTGATCCTCTGCCTTCTGTGCGTCTGGCTTGTCGGTGTGATTTTGGTGCGTCGGCGTGGGCAACGGTGCGACATTCACCACGTACATGGCTTTGGCGGCGGCATCGATGGATTCCATGGTTCCGGTCAAGCCCACAAAATCGGCGCTGAATTCGTTCAGGTACTCGCGCAGCACAGTGGGGCGGTCAAATTCGGGGTCTACGCTGACCAGTTGCACGCGCAGTTTGGCCTGCTGCAGCGGCTCCAGCCCCTCATAAGCCTCTTTCAGAATGGCCAGAGTCGCGGGGCACACGTCTGGGCAGCGCACGAAGCCGTAGAACACCAACCGCATCCGCCCATCCGAATCGGCCAGAGTGGCGGGACGGCCTGCATCGTCGGTCAGGCCAAGTTGGGGCAGGGCCACCGGCGTATCCAGCACGGTGCCCCCCAGCGGCGCGGCAGCCCCCGAACGGAAGACCAACAGGCCGCCCAACGCCGCAGCAAGGGCCAGCAAAACAACGGTAAGCCACTTCATCGCCCCGCAGGATAGGGGAGAGGAATGGGGCCGCGTGTCCCAGTTGGCTGAGGCTGCTGGAACAGCTGTGCTTGCAACTGGGCGCACGGAGCAGTAGACCAAAGCGTTCCCCAGAACCCCCCCCCACGTTCCGCTTCTGTTCTCATATCGCAAGGGAGTCTGATGCACCCCACCCCCCACGGCGCTTACCTCACCCACCTGTCCCAGTTCCGCTTCATCAATCAGTATCTGGTGCAAGAAGACGACGGCCTGACCCTGATCGACACGGGAGCCAGAGGCCAAGCTCCGGCCATTCTGAAGGCGGCGGCCAGCCTCGGCGCTCCCATCCGGCGCATCGTCATCACGCACGCACACGACGATCACATCGGCAGTTTGGATGCCCTGCACGCCGCCCTGCCCGACGCCGAAGTGCTGATCTCGGCCCGCGACGCCCGCCTGATGGGAGGCGACCTGACCACCGACGAGGGCGAGTTGCAAAAGCCGCCGCGTGCCGCCCGTGCCCAGACCAAGCCCACGCGCCTGCTGACGCCCGGAGACCGTGTGGGCAGCCTGCAAAGCGTGGCCGCGCCCGGTCATACTCCCGGCCAGTTGGCGTTCTTAGACACCCGCGACGGCACACTCATCGCAGGCGACGCCTACCAGACCTTTGTGCAGGTCAGCACCAGCGCCGAGTTACGGTGGCGTTCGCCGTTGCCTGCGCTGGCAACATGGGATCGGGCCACCGCGCTCGCCAGTGCCCGCACTTTGGCTGCACTCCATCCCACCCGGTTGGCTGTCGGGCATGGGCCAGTGGTGCTGCACCCCCAACAAGCCATGAGCGCGGCGGTAGAACGGGCTGAGCGGCAGCTGAGCAAGAAGCAATAGCAGGTCAACTCAACCAAAAAGAAGGTGGGAACGCTTAATCGGCGTTCCCACCCTTCTTTTCCTACTGCCTACATTCCAGCTTGCCTACCAAGCGTAGAAGATCGCCACGATGAACAGCCAGACCACGTCCACGAGGTGCCAGTACAGGCTGGCGGGCGTAATCGAACCGTGGTTGTACTTGTCCATCTTGCCGGTCATGGCTTGGTAGTACGGAATGGCGATGCCCGTCCCACCGATGATGATGTGCAGTCCGTGCAGGCCCACGATGGTAAAGAAGCAGGCTTGCCAGAGGTTTTGTTTCCAGTCGTTTTCTACGCCGAACAGCGCGAATTCGTAAACCTGAAACAGCATGAACACGGCACCCAAGATCAGGGTGATGAACAGACCCAACCGGAACATGGTGTGGCGGCCCTGATGGTTGTCCTGCTCGGCCTTGTGCAGCACGAAGGAACTGGACACCAGAATCAGGGTGTTGAGGGCCGCCAGCCAGATGTTGGGGCGCAGGGCGGGTGGCTCGGCGGCCCCGATGACGCGCAGGTACACGTAACCCGCGATCAGCACGCCGAACAGGCCCACTTCGGAGATGATGAACCAGCTCATGCCCATGAAGCCGTTGTCGTACTTGGTGAGGTGGTGATGCTCTACGGGCACGGCGTATTCACGGGTTCCGGCCCACTTGAACAGGCCGTAGAAGAACACGGGGAAGCTGAGGTACAAGACGATAGAGGCCAACTGGAAGCCGAAGCTGGCTTCTCCGAAGGCACGTAGGCCGCCGCCGGGCGTGTAGTTGGTGAACCAGCCGAAGCTCAGGCCGTAGCCCATCAGCAGCAGGCCGAACGCCGTGATAAAGGGCCAGATGGAATCCACGGGCAGGTGAATAGTCTTGGGGTCGACGGGCGTCAGGGTGTCGCCGTTCTTTTCCCAGTCGTACAGCGGGCGCTCGGTGGGAAAGGAACGGGGGAACTCGTGGGCGAAGTTGTACGCGGCAGGAGGGCTGGCCGCCGTCCATTCCAGCGTAAAGCCGCCCCAAGGGTTAGGCCCGGCAGTAATTGGGCGCTGGAAGCTCTGGATCATGTTCCACACCCAAGTCACGCCGCCTGCCAGCAAGATGATGGCCCCCAGCGTGGAAATGAAGTTCAGTTCCGTCCAAGCGAAGTTGCCTTCGGGATAGGTGTAGTAGCGGCGCGGCATGCCCAGCAAGCCCAGAATGTACTGGGGCAAGAAGGTCATCCACGAACCGACCATAAACAGCCAGAAGTGCCACATGCCGATCTTTTCGCTCAGGAAGCGCCCCGTCATCTTGGGCCACCAGTAGTACAGGCCGCCCATCGCAAGGAACGCCGTGCCGAACATCATCACGTTATGGAAGTGGGCCACCACGTAATACGACATCGTGACCTGATAGTCGAAGGGAATCATGCCGAGGCTCACGCCCGTGATGCCGCCGATCAGGAAGTTGAAGATAAAACCGACCAGCCAGTAGGTGGGCGTCTTCATAATGATGCGTCCGCCCCAGAGCGTGCCGATCAGGTTGAAGATTTTGACGCCTGTGGGCACGGCGACGATCAGGGTGGCGATCATGAAGGCAATTTGCCAGCTTTCGGGCAGACCTACCGCGAACATGTGGTGAACCCATACCAGCAAGCTAACCAGCACGATGCCGAGGATGGAATACACCATCACGCGGTAACCGAACAGGGGCTTGCGGGCCATCGTGGACGCGATTTCGGCGGCGATCCCGAGGTAAGGCAGCAGCATCACGTACACGGCGGGGTGAGAGTAGAACCAGAAGAACTGCTGCATCAGCACGGGCACGCCGCCGATGCCGGGGTTGAACATACTCAGGCCCATCTTGATTTCGAGGTAGGTGACCAGCGCCGCAGCGGTCAGGCCGCCCAGCGAGATCAGCTGCAAGATGGAGGTGGCGAAGATGCTCCAGACGAAAATAGGCATCTTCCAGAGGCTCATGCCGGGGGCACGCAAGTTGACGATGGTGGCGGCAAAGTTGGCACTGCCCAGCAGCGACGCGATGCCGTTGAGGATCAAGGCGACCATCAGCACCGATACGCCCGTCTGGTTGGCGTCCACGCTGAGGGGGTAATAGAACGTCCAGCCGACGCCGGGTGCGCCGCCGTTGGCGAGGCCGGTGATGACGAGAATCAGGCTGAAGATGAACAGCCACACCGCGAACGTGTTGATGCGCGGCAGGGCCACGTCACGCACGCCGAGTTGTAGGGGCAGGAACCAGTTCCCGAAGCCGAACAGCCCAATCGGAATCAGGAAGAAAAAGATCATCAGGGCGGCGTGTAGGGTCAGCACTTGGTTGTAGGTGTTGCCCACGAGGAACGACTGCTCCGGCAGGGCCAACTGCAAGCGGATCGCCACAGCCATGAGGCCGCCGATGCCGAAGGCCAGAATGCTGGTCACGATGTACAGCGTGCCGATCTTCTTGTGATCGGTGGTCTTCATGTAGTCCAGCAGCACTTCCAGAATGCTGGGCCGGGCTGCCTTGACCTGTGGGGGAGCGTGCTGAACGGTCACTGGCTTCCTCCTTGTGTGCGGGTTTCCTGTGCGCCGATCACGGGCGAGCCTTCCCAGTAGTCCGCCTCTTCGGGCAGTTTCAGAGAGCGGATGTAGGCCGCCACGTCGTCAATTTCCGCGTCGGTCAGGACTCCACCCTTCAGAACTTTGCCGTTGACCATGTACTCGCTGCCGTCATAGGTGGGCATCAGGCTGCCGGGTTTGACTTTGGGGCTGTGCTTCAGCCACTCGTGCAGCATTTCGCGTGCCCGCTCGCCTTCCCACATGCCCGCGCCTAGGGTGCGGCGCGTGCCGAAAAAGCTGAGATCGGGGCCAGCCGCACCCGCAGCGGGCGTGCCCTGAACGCGGTGGCAGGCAGCGCAGGACAGCGCGCCCGTGGAGGGCTTGCCCTGCATGAACAGCGTGTAGCCGCGTGCTTCGGCGCTGCCGGGGGCAGGCTCTGGGGCACGGTAGGCGCGGGCAGCAGTCACGAAGGTGTTGTAGCGTTCGGGTTCCAGCGCCACGACCTTGTAGCGCATGTTGGCGTGGCTGGCCCCGCACAGCTGCGAGCAATTGCCCTGATACACGCCGGGGCGGTCTGTATCGACTTGCCAAGTCTTTTTCACGGCAGGCATGGCGGCCCGCTGTCCGCCAATGTTGGGGGCCCAGAAGCCGTGAATCACGTCGCCGCTGGTGATGGTCAGGGCTACTTGCTGCTTGGTGGGGATGATGATCTCGTTGCCGTTGGTGACCACGCCGCCCGCCGCCGCTGGGGCTTCGGGGTAGGCAAAGTTCCACCAGAACTGACGGCCCAGCACGTCGATATTCACGACGTTTTCGGGCGTAGGGTTCAGGCGGGCCATGCTGCGTACCGTGAGGACGCTCAGGAACACCACGATGATCACGGGCACCACCACCAGAATGACTTCTAGGCGGTTGTTGCCGTGAAACTGCGCGGGGGGCGCGTCGTGCTTGTCTTCACGGAACTTGTTGACCGTGTAGAACAGGGCGTACGACACGCCGATAAAAATGATGATGGACAGCGCGATGGCCCACACGCTCATCCAGAAGATTTCGCGGTTGTAGCCCGACGACATATCTCCGATGCTGAGCGTCTGGTTGACCTGCTGACAGCCGGTGAGCAGGCTTGCCCCCAGCGCCGTGAGGGCCAACGGAAGGGCGCGGCTGCGCCTGAAACGGGAGTGCCCCGGCCTCTGGTGGTGGTTGGTGTTCAACTTCGCTCCTTTCTATCCTGTCCCAGTGGATTGGCCATAGGGGAATGGCCGAACGTAACGTCCCCAGTGTAAAGCGTCACGTGGGGAAAATTTGCCCCCCATCCAGTCCGCAGACTGGCCGAGGAAACGTCTCTCTTCCTCTGCATTCTACCGATCGGTCAGGGCCAATAGGTATGAGATCAGGTGGAGGGGGAGTCATGTGTCCTGAAAGCCGTGAGTGGGGAGAGGTCAGGAGTCGGTGGGAAGGCAAAAACACAGCGTGTGAAACGTGGATCGTAGAAGAAGATCAGCCCACGATCTAGATTCCACGATCCACGTTCAAGCCTTTGGTCTTACAGCAGGTGCGCGAACACCACCCGGTCTAGCGCTCCTGCCACGAACAACAGCGCCAGATACAGCATGGAATACAGGTACAGCGGCACGGCCACGCGGCGTTCCACGGCGTTTCCGGCCATCACGTGCTTGTACAGCACCCAGGAACGCTGAAGCAGCAGGCCGCCCAGCATCGCCGCCGAGATGAAATAGATCGCGCCCACTTCGCGGAAGAACACGGGCATGACCGACAGCACCACCGTATAGATGGCGTACAGCCCGATCTGCGCCACCGTCAGTTTGTCGCCGTGCACCACAGGCAGCATCGGAATGCCGACTTCGCGGTATTCGTCTTTGATCATCAGGGCCAGCGCCCAAAAATGCACGGGTGTCCAGAAAAAGATGATGGCGAACAGGAACCACGCGAACAGGTTCAGGTCTCCGGTCACGGCGGCCCAGCCCACCAGCGGCGGAAAGCACCCGGCGGCCCCGCCCAGCACGATGTTGTGCCAAGTGGTGCGCTTCAGCCACAGCGTATAGACCACCACGTAGGTCAGGAATCCGGCGAGGCTCATCCACGCGGCCAGCGGCGATCCCCAGACCCACAGCATCACGAACGACAGGACTTGCAAGGTGGTGCCGAAAATCGCGGCGTTTTGGGCTGAAATCATGCCGTTGGTGACTGGGCGCTGGGCGGTGCGGGCCATCTTCAGGTCTATATCGCGGTCAATGATCATGTTGAATACACCCGCCGAACCCGCCGACATATAGCCCGCCAAGCCCACCACGATCAGTAGCCACAGGCCCGGCCACCCCCGTGCCGCCATCACCATCGCGGTCAGGGTCGTCCACAGCAGCAGGCTGATGACCTTGGGTTTGGTCAGCGAGAGGTAATCGCGCCAGGTAGCGCGGGCAGGGGCGGCAGAATCAGTTAGGGCAGTCACGCATTGCGTCCTTTGGGAGTGGTTCGGTTGGCAGAAGGGGAAGGGGACAGAGCCGCCGGAGCGGGGGCGACGCTGAGCGCCGTGAGCGCCCGGTAAGTCAGCATGACCGTCGCCAGCCACATGATGCAGGCCAGCAGCAAGTGCGTGAGTTGCATCCAGCCCGGCGCTTTCAGGGCAATGTTGGCGAATCCGGCCACCATTTGTGCGCCCAGCAGGCCCCACAGCACCAGACTCCAGCGGTTCACTTCTGCGTTAGGCCGCACCCGCCGCAGCAACACGCCCAGCCACACGAGGTAGGCGCTGGTCAGGATCGCCAGCAGAGGGTGAATGATTCGTAGATTTTCTATGACGGTGGCCGTCGCCGCAAAGTCACGCTTGACGGTGGCAATCGGGGTGCTGCCATCGGCGGGCAGGAACAGCAGATCGCCCAGTGCGGTCACTGCGCCCGCCGCACCCAGCACCAGCAGCAGCCCCAACCCCGCGAAACTGGCCCAACCTGCCGCGCCCTGTCCCCGCAGCCTCAGACGCGGCCCGCCGGATGCCCACAGCGCAGTCAGCAGCAGCGCTCCCAGCAGCAAAAACGTGTTGGAAAGATGGATCCCTTGTACCAGCCCCCGTGCCGGATCGGTGCTGTCTGCGGTCAGGCCCAACAGCACCTGCACACCGCCCACCAAGCCTTCCAGAATAATCAGGCCGAGGCTCAGCACTGCGCCGAACCGCGCCATGTGGCCCTTGGGCGCAACCCGGAAGGCCAAGACCACCAGCACGATGGCAATCAGCCCGCTGAGGCTGCTGGTCAGGCGGTGGCTCAGTTCGATGAGGGTATGCACACTGGGGTCTTGCGGTACCACTACGCCGTTGCACAGCGGCCAGTGTTCGCCGCAGCCCGCGCCCGCACCCGTGATACGCACCACTGCGCCCCACAAGATCACCAAGATGTTGTAGGCCAGTGCGGCCCAGGCCAGCCGGGGCAACCATGCGCCCGCACGGGAAACTGCCAAGGTGCTGCTCATTCTTCCACCGTCCCTTTTGCGCCTTCTGGCCGCGCCTGCTCTCCAGACCCGAGGCCGTCGGCCCCACGCGCCACGCACCCGCTATTCTATGCGCCACACCCGGTAGAAGATTGTCCCTTACCTGCCCAGCGTTCGGTTTCTTTGGGCCTCGGTTCCTGCGCCTCTGGGTCTTGGGCCTACCGGGCGTCTGGGCCTGGCAGGCCAAAAGCAGGCGGATGCAGCAGCAGGGCATTAATTTCTTGGGCAGTACAGGGCGCGGAGAACAGGTAGCCCTGACCGAAGTGGCAGCCTAAAGCCTGCATCATGCCCAGTTGTTCTCTGGTTTCTATGCCCTCTGCCGTCACTTTCAGGTGGGCAATACTGCTCAGGCTCACGGTAGAATTCACCATCTGCTTTGCATACAGGTGTCTGGTTTCCGAACCAATCACATTGGCCGTAAAGCTCTTGTCTATTTTCAGAGCCTGTATGGGTAAAGTTCGGAGGCGGTTCAGGTTGGAGTAGCCCATTCCAAAGTCGTCCACGATCAGATCTACACCCATCTCGTTGATCTGCTGCAAGATGCGGTCTGTGTGGGGATTGTCCTGCATCACCAGTGTTTCGGTTATCTCTAGGGCCAACTGCGACGGTTTGATTTGGTATTCGGCCAGCGCATGTGCCAATTCCTGTACGAAACTATGTTGAGACAACTGAAGTGCTGAAACGTTGACGCAAATTTGAAGGCCTTCCCACTGCCCGGCAAAAAAGCAGCTCTGTTTGATGGCCCATTGGCCTAGGGGAACGATAAGCCCAAACTGTTCGGCCAGCGGTATGAACACCTGAGGCGAGATGAAACCCAACGTGGGATGCTTCCAGCGCATCAGCATTTCTACTTTTTTAAGTGTGCCGCTGTTCAAGTCATAAATAGGCTGAAAGAGGATAGAGATCTCATTTCGTTCCAACGCTCCACCCAGGTCATGAACGATGCGTTGTTGATGTTCGGTTCCGTCGTCATCTGCCGAGTTATACCGTTTGAACCCTTGCTTGCCAGAGCGCTTTACTGCCAGCATGGCGCTGTCGGCATGGCGCAACAATTCTTTCGGAGTCTGAGCGTCGGTGGGATAGACACTGATGCCAATACTGAGCGTCATGTGAACGCGGTTCAGATCCGGTGTGAGCGTCAGTCCTTCCCTATGCATCCGCTCCGAAATAGTGCGGCCAAAATATTCTGCCTGCTCCCCAGTGTCGAAAGGCACGACCAAGACAAACTCGTCTCCATTGAGTCTGGTGACAATCATCTGAGGTTTGCTCATTGAAACGAAGAGGCTTGCCGCCTGTTTAAGAATTTCATCGCCCTGCTCGTGCCCCAGGCTGTCATTAATTAATTTGAAATTGTCTAAATCTATGAATATGAGCGATAGATGTTCCTGGGGGAGCTTGGAAATTTGATCTTCGAGGTACTTCTCTAAGTATCTACGGTTGTGCAGGCCAGTTAAAAAATCGTTATAAACCAGAGTTTCTAGGACGCTGAGGCGCTCCATTTGTTGTGAATAAGCCTGCTTCTGAATGATATATCCTCTTGAAGCAAGTACGATAATCCATGCACTCAGATTGAGTTGTAGTAGAGTTACAGTCGCCGAGCCCAGATTTACATCTTCTATCCAAGTAATCAAGTAGACTGCACTGATAAGACTTGTCATAGCCATCAAGAAGGTAGACATCTTCCATTAAAATGAGTGGAGGCTGTTGAGCTGGAGATAAGTGACGGTCGGGTAGATCCAGATGATGAACTCGGAAACTCCATAGGCTAGGTATTGCGGAGGGGTGTATAGAGTTAAAATGACAAGTTTTGATAAAATGAAAAGTATTGCTACGTAGGCGAATATTATGTATGGTACTTCTCCTCGCCATTTTATATACATTAAAATTCCGCAGATCGAATAAGCGAAACTCAACAAAAAATGAAGGGGTGCATTATACATATGATACACGAGTGAATCGTCTGTTACATAATAAGCGAAAACAGATGCTATCACAATGAAAGGCATCATTATTACCAAGGCACGCCGCCGTGCGTTGGCGAGATCCGCAATCACGCTTAGCCTGTTCTTATCATCTGAATCCATGCCACATTCAGGGTATAGCTCTACCATAAAGTCATTTAGGTATCAAAGTACAATTTGAGGAAACGGCGGGTCAGGAAACAGCGATCACTGGGATTGTGTGTGACCGCAGTGGGCCGGACTGGGCAAGCACGGTCAGGCTGTAGCCCACGTCGGAATCGGGTTGCGGAGCATGGCCTCAAACTGCTGCGCGTTGCATGGCCGGGCCAGAAAGTAGCCCTGCCCGCTGTGACAACCGAGGGCGCGGACGGTTTGCAGTTGCTCGAAGGTTTCGATGCCCTCAGCGGTGACGTGTAGCCCCGCGATTGCGCTGACCTGCACCACAGCATTGAT includes the following:
- a CDS encoding heme o synthase, whose translation is MTALTDSAAPARATWRDYLSLTKPKVISLLLWTTLTAMVMAARGWPGLWLLIVVGLAGYMSAGSAGVFNMIIDRDIDLKMARTAQRPVTNGMISAQNAAIFGTTLQVLSFVMLWVWGSPLAAWMSLAGFLTYVVVYTLWLKRTTWHNIVLGGAAGCFPPLVGWAAVTGDLNLFAWFLFAIIFFWTPVHFWALALMIKDEYREVGIPMLPVVHGDKLTVAQIGLYAIYTVVLSVMPVFFREVGAIYFISAAMLGGLLLQRSWVLYKHVMAGNAVERRVAVPLYLYSMLYLALLFVAGALDRVVFAHLL
- a CDS encoding COX15/CtaA family protein; protein product: MSSTLAVSRAGAWLPRLAWAALAYNILVILWGAVVRITGAGAGCGEHWPLCNGVVVPQDPSVHTLIELSHRLTSSLSGLIAIVLVVLAFRVAPKGHMARFGAVLSLGLIILEGLVGGVQVLLGLTADSTDPARGLVQGIHLSNTFLLLGALLLTALWASGGPRLRLRGQGAAGWASFAGLGLLLVLGAAGAVTALGDLLFLPADGSTPIATVKRDFAATATVIENLRIIHPLLAILTSAYLVWLGVLLRRVRPNAEVNRWSLVLWGLLGAQMVAGFANIALKAPGWMQLTHLLLACIMWLATVMLTYRALTALSVAPAPAALSPSPSANRTTPKGRNA
- the coxB gene encoding cytochrome c oxidase subunit II is translated as MNTNHHQRPGHSRFRRSRALPLALTALGASLLTGCQQVNQTLSIGDMSSGYNREIFWMSVWAIALSIIIFIGVSYALFYTVNKFREDKHDAPPAQFHGNNRLEVILVVVPVIIVVFLSVLTVRSMARLNPTPENVVNIDVLGRQFWWNFAYPEAPAAAGGVVTNGNEIIIPTKQQVALTITSGDVIHGFWAPNIGGQRAAMPAVKKTWQVDTDRPGVYQGNCSQLCGASHANMRYKVVALEPERYNTFVTAARAYRAPEPAPGSAEARGYTLFMQGKPSTGALSCAACHRVQGTPAAGAAGPDLSFFGTRRTLGAGMWEGERAREMLHEWLKHSPKVKPGSLMPTYDGSEYMVNGKVLKGGVLTDAEIDDVAAYIRSLKLPEEADYWEGSPVIGAQETRTQGGSQ
- a CDS encoding cbb3-type cytochrome c oxidase subunit I; protein product: MTVQHAPPQVKAARPSILEVLLDYMKTTDHKKIGTLYIVTSILAFGIGGLMAVAIRLQLALPEQSFLVGNTYNQVLTLHAALMIFFFLIPIGLFGFGNWFLPLQLGVRDVALPRINTFAVWLFIFSLILVITGLANGGAPGVGWTFYYPLSVDANQTGVSVLMVALILNGIASLLGSANFAATIVNLRAPGMSLWKMPIFVWSIFATSILQLISLGGLTAAALVTYLEIKMGLSMFNPGIGGVPVLMQQFFWFYSHPAVYVMLLPYLGIAAEIASTMARKPLFGYRVMVYSILGIVLVSLLVWVHHMFAVGLPESWQIAFMIATLIVAVPTGVKIFNLIGTLWGGRIIMKTPTYWLVGFIFNFLIGGITGVSLGMIPFDYQVTMSYYVVAHFHNVMMFGTAFLAMGGLYYWWPKMTGRFLSEKIGMWHFWLFMVGSWMTFLPQYILGLLGMPRRYYTYPEGNFAWTELNFISTLGAIILLAGGVTWVWNMIQSFQRPITAGPNPWGGFTLEWTAASPPAAYNFAHEFPRSFPTERPLYDWEKNGDTLTPVDPKTIHLPVDSIWPFITAFGLLLMGYGLSFGWFTNYTPGGGLRAFGEASFGFQLASIVLYLSFPVFFYGLFKWAGTREYAVPVEHHHLTKYDNGFMGMSWFIISEVGLFGVLIAGYVYLRVIGAAEPPALRPNIWLAALNTLILVSSSFVLHKAEQDNHQGRHTMFRLGLFITLILGAVFMLFQVYEFALFGVENDWKQNLWQACFFTIVGLHGLHIIIGGTGIAIPYYQAMTGKMDKYNHGSITPASLYWHLVDVVWLFIVAIFYAW
- a CDS encoding VOC family protein, coding for MPTYTHHPAGTLTWLDLSSPNMDADLAFYQQVFGWAISEGVEEYGGYRTATVNGKRVAGLAPQMPGMGGGAGAWTLYFASADAQADMQRIRDLGGTIMVEPMQIGDQGQMAVAADPTGAVFGLWQEGTHTGMELMGEHGSLSWAQGNTRDLAGASQFYADFLGARSQPSAEIPYHTLHHGEDWTAGVMQMDDDSFAPEMPPHWVAYFAVDNADAAAKAALASGGQVLFPPSDTPWGRIVVLQDPGGAVFNAIEGQQLGA
- a CDS encoding putative bifunctional diguanylate cyclase/phosphodiesterase, translated to MTSLISAVYLITWIEDVNLGSATVTLLQLNLSAWIIVLASRGYIIQKQAYSQQMERLSVLETLVYNDFLTGLHNRRYLEKYLEDQISKLPQEHLSLIFIDLDNFKLINDSLGHEQGDEILKQAASLFVSMSKPQMIVTRLNGDEFVLVVPFDTGEQAEYFGRTISERMHREGLTLTPDLNRVHMTLSIGISVYPTDAQTPKELLRHADSAMLAVKRSGKQGFKRYNSADDDGTEHQQRIVHDLGGALERNEISILFQPIYDLNSGTLKKVEMLMRWKHPTLGFISPQVFIPLAEQFGLIVPLGQWAIKQSCFFAGQWEGLQICVNVSALQLSQHSFVQELAHALAEYQIKPSQLALEITETLVMQDNPHTDRILQQINEMGVDLIVDDFGMGYSNLNRLRTLPIQALKIDKSFTANVIGSETRHLYAKQMVNSTVSLSSIAHLKVTAEGIETREQLGMMQALGCHFGQGYLFSAPCTAQEINALLLHPPAFGLPGPDAR
- a CDS encoding MBL fold metallo-hydrolase, which codes for MHPTPHGAYLTHLSQFRFINQYLVQEDDGLTLIDTGARGQAPAILKAAASLGAPIRRIVITHAHDDHIGSLDALHAALPDAEVLISARDARLMGGDLTTDEGELQKPPRAARAQTKPTRLLTPGDRVGSLQSVAAPGHTPGQLAFLDTRDGTLIAGDAYQTFVQVSTSAELRWRSPLPALATWDRATALASARTLAALHPTRLAVGHGPVVLHPQQAMSAAVERAERQLSKKQ
- a CDS encoding SCO family protein; protein product: MKWLTVVLLALAAALGGLLVFRSGAAAPLGGTVLDTPVALPQLGLTDDAGRPATLADSDGRMRLVFYGFVRCPDVCPATLAILKEAYEGLEPLQQAKLRVQLVSVDPEFDRPTVLREYLNEFSADFVGLTGTMESIDAAAKAMYVVNVAPLPTPTHQNHTDKPDAQKAEDQAATGAASRLHGDQVSVVNPKGEFVRVYSNLEVVNGILKRDLPELLREYGS